In Bacteroidales bacterium, a genomic segment contains:
- a CDS encoding MFS transporter, whose translation MQKAGDGFEKGRVLTMSAIHFVHDCYTAFLAPALPLIIDKLGISYGMTGLLAVIQRIPSLFNPLIGIIAERPVMRHMVIFSPALTAVFMSLIGLAPGYTMLAVLLFFSGISSTLWHIPTPVIVKQVSGSRVGKGMSYYMGGGELARTAGPMIVLGVISWWGLEGMWRMMPLGIIASMVLWFQFRKARFTPPSSPRKHQEGSYWKIFLRFSTAFVLTGGFTFFQAGLKASVTYFLPTFLTSTGNSLHYSELALTVLQLAGAMGALFAGTISDKIGRFRTLLIISVFTPLLTLLFLKLEGFWIFPVLLPLGFFIFAPTSVMLATVQELDTEKKAFVNSIYMTLNFFVSVMVYPLVGAAIDRLGFLPTYRFIAYLGFGAVIIVLFTRKGLQRTTGKPVQPPSS comes from the coding sequence ATGCAAAAAGCCGGGGACGGATTTGAAAAGGGGAGAGTGCTGACCATGTCGGCGATCCACTTTGTACATGATTGCTACACCGCCTTCCTGGCGCCGGCCCTGCCCCTGATCATTGATAAACTCGGTATCTCTTACGGGATGACCGGACTGCTGGCGGTGATCCAGCGGATTCCATCCCTCTTTAATCCACTGATCGGCATCATTGCCGAGCGACCGGTGATGCGCCATATGGTGATCTTCTCTCCGGCCCTGACCGCCGTGTTTATGAGTCTGATCGGCCTGGCCCCTGGTTATACCATGCTGGCCGTTTTGCTTTTCTTTTCCGGAATCAGTTCTACCCTGTGGCACATTCCCACTCCGGTCATTGTGAAACAAGTCTCCGGAAGCCGGGTGGGGAAAGGGATGAGTTACTATATGGGAGGCGGGGAGCTGGCCCGGACCGCCGGTCCCATGATCGTCCTGGGAGTGATCAGCTGGTGGGGACTGGAAGGGATGTGGAGAATGATGCCCCTGGGAATCATTGCCTCCATGGTCCTCTGGTTCCAGTTCAGGAAAGCCCGGTTTACTCCGCCCTCTTCACCCCGAAAACATCAGGAAGGAAGTTACTGGAAGATCTTCCTGCGTTTTTCAACAGCCTTTGTTCTCACAGGAGGATTCACCTTCTTTCAGGCGGGTTTGAAGGCCTCTGTTACTTACTTTCTGCCCACCTTCCTTACCTCCACCGGAAACTCCCTGCACTATTCCGAGCTGGCCCTGACGGTCCTGCAGCTGGCAGGTGCCATGGGGGCTTTGTTTGCCGGGACCATCAGTGATAAAATAGGCCGGTTCCGTACCCTGCTGATCATCAGTGTTTTTACCCCCTTGCTGACTTTATTGTTCCTGAAGCTGGAAGGATTCTGGATCTTTCCTGTCTTACTGCCACTGGGCTTTTTCATCTTCGCCCCCACCTCGGTGATGCTGGCCACGGTGCAGGAACTGGACACGGAAAAGAAGGCATTCGTGAACTCCATCTACATGACCCTGAATTTTTTTGTAAGTGTGATGGTTTACCCCCTGGTGGGTGCCGCCATCGACAGGCTTGGATTCCTTCCCACCTACCGCTTTATCGCCTACCTGGGATTTGGTGCGGTGATCATTGTGCTTTTTACCCGGAAAGGCTTGCAGAGGACTACCGGTAAACCAGTCCAACCGCCTTCCTCCTGA
- a CDS encoding lamin tail domain-containing protein: MEPLEGGSSLHHCFDNVQEGVDYLLLWHQPLSFADTFSLSFRIRHKYAPSSQNNWQVALAADVRSEPEAKIYQGIVAGVNFQGSDDLVKIWRVAEGEIFELCSTSLNYQEQVGGGLAPLFRLQGDGSGRLDLYYSPDPAGQEPQWLCSCHPEEFPQGRQFVLRYSYSSSRDQGLWMDRFLLEGHFGMDTIAPKVTGSALVGERDLQISFSERVVLTDSSHILLFSEERPGGVVPDSLKELGDKFLLSFSEAFPNRVPCLLRLFGLADPDGNLMPDTLVPVLRNEAQWGDLVFNEVMADPEPPLRYDTEYLELYNRSDYLCSLEGWELKVNERTYLLSAFLQEIGPQEFGVCQGMTLPNEGAVLSLYSGEGTLVQATAYKLPWDGPGWKKEGGWSLESPDPDDLCGLTENWKFSKDPGGGTPGRINSIQELLPDRTPPVLLYGGLGDPGEMQLHFSEPLRLEETQGSAFRLNPGGAEPVSVELPGPLSQTLHLSFAEDFQGWPAYRLSLPGLSDCAGNQSAGSEFRAGAVSGPVPASLVINEIMFDPEEGDPEYLELYLPGDRFYDLKDLAVHLQEKEGVPDHPVALSSCSRLVFPGQYLVLTACVPQLTDRYQLEESGQWVEVEELPAMNNSSGIIYLTDRAGLVVDMAAYSETLHLELLQDPRGISLERISADRPGSDPDNWHSAASIAGYATPGKENSQRSAEGDSGELLGVEPQVFSPDNDGYQDQLRITLATGGFDWVVGLWISDLEGRRIRTLANNHVAAPTLTYTWDGEGEDGSMQAMGFYVIHARAYHPPTGEQWVRRKAVGLVYR, translated from the coding sequence GTGGAGCCCCTTGAGGGGGGCTCTTCCCTGCACCACTGTTTTGATAATGTGCAGGAGGGGGTCGACTACCTGCTTCTGTGGCACCAGCCCCTGTCCTTTGCGGACACTTTCTCCCTCTCTTTCCGGATACGGCACAAGTATGCACCCAGTTCTCAAAATAACTGGCAAGTGGCTTTGGCAGCGGATGTCCGGAGTGAGCCCGAAGCGAAGATTTATCAGGGCATTGTGGCCGGGGTTAATTTCCAGGGTTCGGACGACCTGGTAAAGATCTGGAGGGTGGCGGAGGGGGAGATCTTTGAATTGTGTTCCACCTCTCTGAATTACCAGGAGCAGGTGGGTGGCGGGCTGGCTCCCCTGTTCAGATTACAGGGGGATGGAAGCGGACGGCTCGACCTTTACTACTCCCCCGATCCGGCCGGGCAGGAGCCGCAGTGGCTGTGCTCCTGCCACCCGGAAGAGTTTCCACAGGGCAGGCAATTTGTGCTTCGTTACAGTTACAGCTCCTCCAGGGACCAGGGTTTATGGATGGACCGCTTCCTCCTGGAAGGCCACTTCGGGATGGATACCATCGCACCGAAGGTCACCGGTTCGGCCCTGGTGGGGGAGAGGGATCTGCAGATAAGCTTTTCGGAAAGGGTGGTTCTTACGGATTCGAGCCACATCCTTTTGTTTTCTGAAGAGCGGCCCGGGGGAGTGGTTCCGGACAGCCTGAAGGAGCTGGGCGATAAATTTCTGCTCTCCTTTTCCGAGGCCTTCCCGAACCGGGTCCCCTGCCTTCTCCGGCTTTTCGGCCTGGCCGATCCGGATGGAAATCTGATGCCGGATACCCTGGTCCCGGTCCTGAGGAACGAAGCGCAATGGGGGGATTTGGTTTTTAATGAAGTAATGGCCGATCCCGAACCACCGCTTCGTTACGATACGGAATATCTGGAACTTTATAACAGGTCGGATTATTTGTGCAGCCTGGAGGGGTGGGAACTGAAGGTCAATGAGCGGACTTATCTGCTGTCTGCTTTCCTGCAGGAGATCGGCCCGCAGGAATTTGGAGTATGCCAGGGGATGACCCTTCCCAATGAAGGAGCTGTTTTGTCTCTATACAGCGGGGAGGGGACCCTGGTGCAAGCAACTGCCTACAAGCTTCCCTGGGACGGGCCCGGCTGGAAGAAGGAGGGAGGATGGTCGCTGGAATCGCCTGATCCGGATGACCTGTGCGGACTTACCGAAAATTGGAAATTTTCAAAGGATCCCGGAGGAGGAACACCGGGCAGGATCAATAGCATTCAGGAGCTCCTGCCGGACAGGACTCCCCCGGTATTGCTTTATGGCGGTCTGGGGGATCCGGGAGAGATGCAGCTGCACTTTTCTGAACCCTTACGTTTGGAAGAAACACAGGGATCGGCATTCCGGCTGAATCCGGGAGGAGCTGAACCGGTGTCTGTGGAGCTTCCCGGTCCACTCTCACAGACCCTTCACCTGAGTTTTGCGGAGGATTTTCAGGGGTGGCCTGCCTACCGGCTCTCCCTGCCCGGACTGAGCGATTGTGCGGGGAATCAATCGGCCGGCTCCGAGTTCCGGGCAGGAGCTGTTTCAGGTCCGGTCCCTGCATCCTTGGTGATAAATGAAATCATGTTCGATCCCGAAGAGGGAGACCCGGAGTATCTGGAGCTCTACCTGCCGGGAGACCGTTTTTATGACCTTAAGGACCTGGCTGTACACCTGCAGGAGAAGGAGGGGGTTCCCGATCATCCCGTCGCGCTCTCTTCATGCTCCAGGCTTGTTTTTCCCGGGCAGTACCTGGTGCTTACAGCTTGTGTGCCTCAGCTGACGGACCGCTACCAGCTGGAGGAAAGCGGTCAGTGGGTGGAGGTGGAGGAACTGCCCGCCATGAACAACAGCAGCGGGATCATTTACCTGACCGACCGGGCCGGACTGGTCGTGGATATGGCTGCATACAGTGAGACCCTGCATCTTGAGCTGCTGCAGGATCCCCGGGGGATCAGCCTGGAGCGGATCTCCGCGGACCGGCCGGGAAGTGATCCGGACAACTGGCACTCTGCAGCCTCCATCGCAGGCTATGCCACCCCCGGAAAGGAAAATTCCCAGAGATCAGCGGAGGGGGATAGCGGGGAATTACTGGGAGTGGAGCCCCAGGTGTTCAGTCCGGATAATGACGGCTACCAGGACCAGCTTCGCATTACCCTGGCTACGGGGGGATTCGACTGGGTGGTGGGATTGTGGATCAGCGATCTGGAGGGAAGGCGGATCAGAACCCTGGCCAACAACCATGTGGCAGCGCCCACGCTGACCTATACCTGGGACGGGGAGGGAGAGGACGGATCCATGCAGGCTATGGGATTTTACGTGATTCATGCCCGGGCATATCACCCCCCTACCGGGGAGCAATGGGTCAGGAGGAAGGCGGTTGGACTGGTTTACCGGTAG
- a CDS encoding aspartate-semialdehyde dehydrogenase encodes MKVAVVGVSGAVGQEFLRVLEERAFPLDELVLFGSSRSAGARYTFMGKTLTVKELKENDDFKDIDIALTSAGGGTSKKFASTITKYGTIMIDNSSAFRMDEDVPLVVPEVNPGDLHKLPRNIVANPNCTTIQMVVCLKPIHDLSPIKRVHAATYQAASGAGAAAMTELEQQMRQIVSGDPVIVEKFQYQLALNLIPHVDVFKENGYTGEEMKMYNESRKIMHSDMQVSSTCVRVPVLRNHSEAIWVETEEALELDQVRKALGNAQGITLQDDPANNIYPMPLGSAGKDDIFVGRLRKDLANEKGLTFWCVGDQIKKGAALNAVQIAEYMIGKGLV; translated from the coding sequence ATGAAAGTAGCTGTAGTTGGTGTAAGCGGAGCCGTCGGACAGGAGTTCCTGCGGGTATTGGAGGAAAGAGCCTTCCCCCTGGATGAACTGGTATTGTTCGGATCGTCGCGCAGTGCGGGGGCCCGGTACACATTTATGGGAAAGACCCTTACCGTAAAAGAGCTGAAGGAAAACGACGATTTTAAGGACATTGACATTGCTTTAACTTCTGCCGGAGGAGGCACTTCCAAAAAATTTGCTTCCACGATCACTAAATACGGGACCATCATGATCGATAACTCCTCTGCCTTCCGGATGGATGAGGATGTGCCCCTGGTGGTTCCCGAGGTAAACCCCGGGGACCTGCACAAGCTCCCCAGGAACATTGTGGCAAATCCAAACTGCACCACCATCCAGATGGTCGTCTGCCTGAAACCCATCCACGACCTCTCTCCCATTAAGCGGGTTCACGCGGCCACTTACCAGGCTGCCAGCGGCGCAGGGGCTGCTGCCATGACCGAGCTGGAGCAACAGATGCGCCAGATAGTATCAGGCGACCCGGTTATCGTCGAGAAGTTCCAGTATCAGCTGGCTCTCAACCTGATCCCACATGTTGATGTGTTCAAAGAGAACGGATACACCGGTGAAGAGATGAAAATGTACAACGAGTCGCGTAAAATCATGCATTCTGATATGCAGGTGAGTTCCACCTGTGTCAGGGTACCGGTCCTTCGCAACCACTCAGAGGCCATCTGGGTGGAAACGGAAGAGGCGCTTGAACTGGACCAGGTAAGAAAGGCTCTCGGGAATGCACAGGGGATCACCCTGCAGGACGATCCTGCAAACAACATTTATCCCATGCCCTTGGGATCGGCCGGCAAGGATGATATTTTTGTAGGCAGGCTGCGCAAAGATCTGGCCAATGAAAAAGGGCTCACCTTCTGGTGCGTTGGCGACCAGATCAAAAAAGGTGCAGCACTGAATGCTGTTCAGATCGCCGAATATATGATCGGAAAGGGCCTGGTTTAA
- the hflX gene encoding GTPase HflX, with translation MGDYWDHRPQRETAVLVGVITRDQTEEMAREYLEELAFLADTAGADRRAVFTQRLEVPHPKTFIGSGKLQEVEEYVKKEEIDMVIFDDELSPSQLRNIERELNCRILDRTNLILDIFAGRAQTAHAKTQVELAQYQYLLPRLTRMWTHLERQRGGIGLRGPGETEIETDRRIIRDRIANLKVQLTRIDKQMMVQRKNRGKMVRVALVGYTNAGKSTLMNLLSKSKVFAEDKLFATLDTTVRKVVVENLPFLLSDTVGFIRKLPTHLVESFKSTLDEVREADILLHVVDISHPNYEEQIEVVETTLRELGGSDIPVLLVFNKTDAYSYIRKEKDDLTLATKENLSLDDHIRDWTRKHPGSLFISALKKSNIDELKDQLYQKVKEIHVQRYPYNDLLY, from the coding sequence ATGGGAGACTATTGGGATCACAGGCCGCAACGGGAAACAGCCGTTCTGGTGGGAGTAATTACCCGGGACCAGACCGAGGAGATGGCCAGGGAATACCTGGAGGAGCTCGCTTTTCTTGCAGATACAGCCGGTGCGGACCGGCGAGCTGTTTTTACTCAGCGCCTCGAAGTTCCCCATCCAAAAACCTTTATCGGTTCGGGAAAGCTTCAGGAGGTGGAGGAGTATGTGAAGAAAGAAGAGATCGATATGGTCATCTTTGATGATGAACTGAGCCCTTCGCAACTTCGCAATATTGAGCGTGAACTCAACTGCAGGATTCTGGATCGCACCAACCTGATTCTCGATATTTTTGCCGGCCGGGCGCAGACGGCCCATGCCAAGACCCAGGTGGAACTTGCACAGTACCAGTATTTGCTGCCCAGGCTGACCCGCATGTGGACACACCTGGAGCGCCAGCGGGGGGGAATCGGATTAAGAGGACCTGGTGAGACAGAGATTGAGACAGACCGGCGGATTATCCGTGACCGGATCGCCAATTTGAAGGTACAGCTCACCAGGATTGATAAACAGATGATGGTTCAGCGCAAGAACCGGGGCAAAATGGTGCGGGTGGCCCTGGTGGGTTATACCAATGCCGGGAAGTCCACCCTGATGAATCTGCTAAGTAAATCGAAGGTCTTTGCCGAAGATAAGCTCTTTGCCACCCTCGATACCACGGTACGCAAGGTGGTGGTGGAGAACCTTCCTTTTCTTTTGTCCGATACCGTGGGTTTTATCAGGAAACTCCCCACCCACCTGGTGGAGTCTTTTAAATCGACCCTGGATGAGGTCAGGGAGGCCGATATCCTGTTACACGTGGTGGATATCTCCCATCCCAATTATGAGGAGCAGATTGAAGTGGTGGAAACTACGCTGAGGGAGTTGGGCGGAAGCGACATTCCTGTTTTGCTGGTCTTCAATAAGACCGATGCCTATTCCTATATCCGGAAGGAAAAGGATGACCTGACACTTGCCACAAAGGAAAATCTGAGCCTGGACGATCATATCAGGGACTGGACCCGGAAACATCCCGGCTCTCTCTTCATATCCGCTCTGAAGAAATCAAATATCGATGAGCTGAAAGATCAGTTATACCAAAAGGTAAAAGAGATCCATGTGCAGCGCTACCCTTACAACGACCTGTTGTACTAG
- a CDS encoding energy transducer TonB produces the protein MPKFTSDMELKKSKTADLEKRKGMFIQIGLVVTLAIVLVAFEWTKGEDKDIDENVVSEIEFEDEMMQITRREEPKPEPKPEQPKVAEVLDIVDDDVEIEDEFDFDMEATENTEYDFTSMIGDDSEDIEEEEVFYIVEDMPTFNGGEPATEFRKYIAQNLQYPEIAAENGVSGRVIVQFAVDRTGKVVDAVVVRSVDSALDKEAIRVVMSSPRWTPGKQRGKAVKVLFTFPINFVLQ, from the coding sequence TTGCCCAAATTCACAAGTGACATGGAACTTAAGAAATCGAAAACGGCTGATCTCGAAAAAAGGAAAGGGATGTTCATCCAGATCGGACTGGTTGTAACTCTTGCCATTGTGCTGGTAGCCTTTGAGTGGACAAAAGGCGAGGACAAGGACATTGACGAGAATGTGGTCTCTGAAATTGAGTTCGAGGACGAGATGATGCAGATTACACGAAGAGAGGAGCCAAAACCGGAACCAAAGCCCGAGCAGCCCAAGGTTGCTGAGGTGCTTGACATTGTAGATGACGATGTGGAAATCGAAGATGAATTCGATTTCGATATGGAAGCTACTGAGAACACCGAATACGACTTCACCAGCATGATCGGGGATGATAGTGAAGATATTGAAGAAGAGGAGGTATTCTATATTGTGGAGGATATGCCGACTTTCAATGGCGGCGAACCTGCTACAGAGTTCAGAAAGTATATTGCCCAGAACCTCCAGTATCCCGAGATTGCTGCTGAGAACGGGGTAAGCGGACGTGTTATTGTTCAGTTTGCAGTAGACAGAACCGGAAAGGTTGTGGACGCAGTTGTTGTGCGCAGCGTGGATTCAGCCCTGGACAAGGAGGCCATCAGGGTGGTTATGTCTTCACCCAGGTGGACCCCTGGAAAACAGCGTGGGAAAGCAGTTAAGGTTCTCTTTACTTTTCCCATTAACTTTGTACTTCAGTAA
- a CDS encoding tetratricopeptide repeat protein, producing MSGKSFNLRRFWLELKRRRVIHVITVYASSAFIIIELINNLSEPLNLPVNLLTIVVIILAVGFPLAIILSWLFDLTSKGVERTKPLNEEVPTEATVIPSAWKIATIVSFVVIAGLIVLNIVGINKQAHAASVRSLVVLPFSNFTGDDQLEYFVDGMHSSLIGGIGQLSKLRVLGETTANAYKEGNKSLPVIASELNVDAALESTVMCLGDTICLQVKLISTFPEERQLWVGNFKEEKSEIMNLYNRIISQIASEVNIKLTPSEKIQLTSDRKHNPALLEAIYKGRFYMNQLTPEGFELGIRFYDEAIAIDSSDPLPYLGLAHGYSLAGHVSGIVPNAAELAVEYAHKALAIDSTLAEAYVVLASGPLYTEWDFAKAERYLRRALDLNQNIAMAHYHYGWYWLAADNLEKAVAEFQISKEIDPVDVTYSANLAAAYVWIGQYEKGLEEVENALKLNPVYPIAVWAQGTAIAKLGRSDEAIEIHEKGLAVSPGFENGLGTAYALAGQSGKALGLIAELEELGWTWYTWAIAEIYTSLGEYDSAIYWIDEAVNRRHDFAPWFKVYALYEPLYGDPRFQEIVNRISYPE from the coding sequence ATGTCTGGTAAATCATTTAATCTAAGACGTTTCTGGCTGGAACTAAAGAGACGGAGAGTCATTCATGTGATCACTGTATATGCCTCGTCGGCTTTTATCATTATTGAGTTAATCAATAACCTGTCAGAACCTTTGAACCTCCCGGTCAATCTGCTTACAATCGTTGTCATAATACTGGCTGTCGGATTCCCCTTAGCTATTATCCTCTCGTGGTTGTTCGATTTGACTTCAAAGGGTGTCGAAAGGACCAAACCTTTAAATGAAGAGGTCCCGACAGAAGCCACTGTGATTCCAAGCGCCTGGAAGATTGCCACCATAGTAAGCTTTGTTGTGATTGCCGGATTGATTGTTCTCAATATTGTGGGAATAAACAAGCAGGCGCATGCAGCCTCTGTCAGATCCCTGGTTGTACTTCCTTTCAGCAATTTCACTGGAGATGATCAACTGGAATACTTTGTGGATGGAATGCACTCTTCCCTAATTGGAGGCATTGGACAGTTGAGCAAGCTGAGAGTTCTGGGCGAAACCACAGCCAATGCTTACAAAGAAGGTAATAAGTCATTGCCAGTCATTGCCAGTGAATTGAATGTGGATGCAGCCCTGGAATCCACCGTCATGTGTCTGGGTGATACCATATGCCTCCAGGTCAAACTTATCAGTACCTTTCCGGAGGAGCGTCAGCTCTGGGTGGGTAATTTCAAAGAGGAGAAGAGCGAGATCATGAATCTCTATAACCGGATTATCAGCCAAATTGCCAGTGAGGTGAACATTAAGCTTACTCCAAGCGAAAAAATACAGCTCACCAGTGACAGAAAGCACAATCCGGCTCTCCTGGAAGCCATCTATAAAGGAAGATTCTATATGAATCAACTTACGCCTGAAGGATTTGAACTGGGGATCAGGTTTTACGATGAGGCGATCGCCATTGATTCTTCAGATCCCTTACCCTATCTTGGATTAGCTCACGGGTACAGCCTTGCAGGTCATGTATCCGGAATAGTGCCCAACGCTGCTGAACTGGCAGTGGAATATGCCCACAAAGCACTTGCGATTGATTCCACCCTGGCAGAGGCTTATGTAGTATTGGCCAGCGGGCCACTATATACAGAATGGGACTTTGCAAAAGCTGAGCGATATTTGAGACGCGCATTGGACCTGAATCAAAACATCGCCATGGCACATTATCATTATGGGTGGTACTGGTTGGCAGCCGATAATTTGGAGAAAGCTGTTGCTGAATTCCAAATATCTAAGGAAATTGATCCGGTAGATGTCACTTACTCAGCCAATCTTGCTGCTGCTTATGTCTGGATCGGACAATACGAGAAAGGCCTGGAAGAAGTAGAAAATGCCCTCAAGCTTAATCCGGTCTACCCCATTGCAGTATGGGCTCAAGGTACGGCAATTGCTAAATTGGGAAGGTCTGATGAAGCCATTGAAATCCATGAAAAGGGATTAGCCGTTAGCCCTGGATTTGAGAATGGACTGGGAACAGCTTATGCACTGGCAGGTCAGAGCGGGAAAGCCCTTGGGCTTATTGCCGAATTGGAAGAATTGGGATGGACCTGGTATACATGGGCCATTGCTGAGATATACACCTCATTGGGTGAGTATGATTCAGCCATCTACTGGATAGATGAAGCTGTAAACAGGCGCCATGATTTTGCTCCCTGGTTTAAAGTGTATGCCCTTTATGAGCCTTTGTATGGGGATCCTCGATTTCAAGAAATTGTAAATCGCATCAGTTATCCCGAATAG
- a CDS encoding T9SS type A sorting domain-containing protein has translation MKRIFTTQLIGAVLAVSLSVQAQDSLFISEVLDPGDDYSGRFIELYNAGSETVDFQTTPCYLSRQSNGGTSWGDLQLTGSVASGNTFVIGGSGFEALYGFAPDQESGILIGNGDDAYALFTQGNHETGVLLDILGVIDVDGTGEAWEYTDSRAVRMDEVLKPNAIWTAGEWEITLANVADGDPGTHLGPVPPDTVLTGDFSISLVGDTVTRGHAVELAVAVNELAPEDHIIAYQFDIGFDTMALEFAGFTLAGTLADGGTAVVNQGTAGRLSVGYMNTTALSGAGPVMLIQFMSLLPDTTELYISNAFLNTTPVTDLTHAAVIIVETAPPTAVITYSDSVNRYADTLLITATFSEHMAAEPPVRMSLSGAVTMEEAEMTRISERVYTYLYEIPKASGEVFVSLSNGTDLWGNELVSMPTGGGTFTIIGLTPGDVNDDGLIQAYDAALTLQYSVGMDPLPGLDPRPWEPWRDSTANVDAAGGITANDAGLILQHSAGILSDFPSESVVQTPEAHVSIELENEQLVFYSHGKLLGLNINSSNEKGILGKPEVLDASFMSAVNMEDHNFRIGLCTAVPPLEGEALLKIPVLKSGSVTFHLIENTSESEWTLHLATGVAESPFEGIQVYPNPVVDKLEIAGLATSSLIRIRNLHGQIILSTRMEEAGELDLSALPAGLYLISFETGGEVLSRKIIKQ, from the coding sequence ATGAAAAGAATTTTTACCACTCAATTAATTGGTGCAGTGCTGGCTGTTTCCCTGTCGGTACAGGCACAGGATAGCCTGTTTATCTCAGAGGTCCTGGATCCGGGAGATGATTATTCAGGACGGTTTATTGAACTTTACAACGCGGGGAGCGAGACGGTCGACTTCCAGACCACTCCTTGTTATTTATCGCGCCAGAGCAACGGAGGAACCAGCTGGGGCGACCTGCAGCTTACCGGGTCAGTTGCTTCAGGAAACACTTTTGTGATTGGCGGCTCGGGATTTGAAGCGCTGTATGGCTTTGCCCCTGATCAGGAATCCGGTATTCTGATCGGGAATGGGGATGATGCCTATGCGCTTTTCACGCAGGGCAATCATGAAACCGGGGTGCTCCTTGATATTCTGGGAGTTATTGACGTGGATGGCACCGGTGAAGCCTGGGAATATACCGATTCCAGGGCGGTCAGGATGGACGAGGTGCTTAAACCCAACGCCATCTGGACCGCCGGAGAGTGGGAAATCACTCTGGCCAATGTGGCAGACGGGGATCCGGGAACACACCTGGGCCCGGTGCCCCCGGACACTGTCCTTACCGGCGATTTTTCTATTTCACTGGTTGGGGATACCGTGACCAGGGGACATGCCGTGGAACTGGCGGTGGCCGTGAATGAACTGGCCCCGGAGGATCATATTATCGCCTATCAGTTCGATATCGGTTTTGATACCATGGCCCTTGAATTTGCGGGTTTTACCCTTGCCGGAACCCTTGCCGACGGAGGGACTGCTGTTGTGAATCAGGGCACTGCGGGAAGACTATCGGTGGGTTATATGAATACGACTGCCCTGAGCGGAGCTGGACCGGTCATGCTGATTCAGTTTATGTCCCTGCTTCCCGATACAACAGAGCTGTATATTTCCAATGCTTTTCTGAACACCACGCCGGTTACGGATCTGACCCACGCTGCGGTTATCATCGTAGAAACGGCTCCTCCGACCGCTGTGATTACCTACAGCGACTCGGTGAACAGGTATGCCGATACGCTCTTAATAACGGCCACTTTCAGTGAGCATATGGCAGCTGAACCCCCCGTCAGAATGAGCCTGAGTGGTGCCGTAACCATGGAAGAGGCAGAGATGACCCGGATCAGCGAGAGGGTCTATACCTATCTGTATGAGATTCCCAAAGCCAGCGGGGAGGTATTTGTCAGCCTGAGTAATGGCACCGACCTTTGGGGGAATGAACTGGTTTCAATGCCCACCGGAGGAGGCACATTCACCATTATCGGGCTTACTCCGGGGGATGTGAATGATGATGGTCTTATTCAGGCCTACGACGCGGCACTTACCCTGCAGTATTCGGTGGGAATGGATCCTCTTCCGGGCCTGGACCCCAGGCCCTGGGAACCCTGGAGAGACAGTACGGCAAACGTTGATGCCGCAGGTGGAATTACGGCCAATGATGCCGGCCTGATCCTGCAGCACTCAGCCGGCATCCTTTCGGATTTCCCCTCCGAGTCTGTGGTTCAGACCCCGGAAGCCCATGTGAGCATTGAGCTGGAGAATGAGCAGCTTGTATTTTATTCACATGGGAAACTGCTGGGATTGAACATAAACTCAAGCAATGAGAAGGGGATCCTGGGCAAACCGGAAGTTTTAGACGCGTCTTTCATGTCGGCCGTCAACATGGAGGACCATAACTTCAGAATTGGCCTCTGTACCGCTGTCCCCCCCTTGGAAGGCGAAGCTTTGCTGAAGATCCCTGTACTAAAAAGCGGATCGGTGACCTTTCATCTGATTGAGAACACCAGCGAAAGTGAATGGACCCTGCACCTGGCCACGGGTGTGGCGGAATCACCCTTCGAGGGCATTCAGGTTTATCCCAATCCGGTGGTTGATAAACTTGAAATTGCAGGATTAGCCACTTCTTCCCTTATCCGCATCCGTAATCTGCATGGGCAGATAATCCTGAGCACCCGTATGGAGGAGGCCGGGGAACTTGACCTGTCGGCACTCCCGGCAGGTCTGTACCTGATAAGCTTTGAGACAGGCGGGGAGGTGCTGAGCAGGAAGATTATAAAGCAATAA